One Vicia villosa cultivar HV-30 ecotype Madison, WI unplaced genomic scaffold, Vvil1.0 ctg.005783F_1_1, whole genome shotgun sequence genomic region harbors:
- the LOC131642767 gene encoding protein FAR1-RELATED SEQUENCE 7-like isoform X1 → MDIVVVDSDKGNEADRSCLEESTSIFNGVEVQEPYVGMEFDSEEAARTFYVEYARRVGFLVRVMQRRRSGIDGRTLARRLGCNKQGFSPNSKGALGQEKRPRPSAREGCKATILVKMEKSGKWVVTRFIKDHNHPLIATANGFSTEDDKDKKIAELTMELEHQDELCTAYREKLLSFINNVEEETEEMSTKIQLIIENIRRAESEMQNCSQNR, encoded by the exons ATGGATATCGTGGTGGTGGATTCGGACAAGGGAAACGAGGCAGATCGTAGCTGTCTAGAAGAGAGTACAAGTATATTTAATGGAGTCGAAGTTCAAGAGCCATATGTGGGCATGGAATTTGATTCTGAAGAAGCTGCCAGGACATTTTACGTTGAATATGCTAGACGGGTAGGATTTCTTGTACGCGTTATGCAACGTCGACGCTCTGGAATCGATGGCAGAACTCTTGCTCGTCGACTTGGGTGTAACAAACAAGGATTCTCACCCAATAGCAAGGGAGCATTGGGGCAAGAAAAAAGACCAAGGCCCAGTGCCCGAGAAGGTTGCAAGGCAACAATTTTAGTTAAGATGGAAAAATCTGGAAAATGGGTTGTCACAAGATTTATAAAGGATCACAACCATCCACTAATTGCTACAGCTAATGGTTTCAGTACAGAG GATGATAAAGATAAGAAAATTGCTGAACTTACTATGGAGTTGGAGCACCAAGATGAACTTTGTACTGCATATAGAGAAAAGCTACTCAGCTTCATAAACAATGTTGAAGAAGAAACAGAGGAAATGTCCACAAAAATTCAACTAATTATTGAAAATATAAGGAGAGCTGAGTCTGAAATGCAAAATTGTTCTCAGAACAGATAG
- the LOC131642767 gene encoding protein FAR1-RELATED SEQUENCE 5-like isoform X2 — MDIVVVDSDKGNEADRSCLEESTSIFNGVEVQEPYVGMEFDSEEAARTFYVEYARRVGFLVRVMQRRRSGIDGRTLARRLGCNKQGFSPNSKGALGQEKRPRPSAREGCKATILVKMEKSGKWVVTRFIKDHNHPLIATANGFSTEANHIHQEECVELHCNSFVVCCMVINEPYEKFWVRRGMKR; from the exons ATGGATATCGTGGTGGTGGATTCGGACAAGGGAAACGAGGCAGATCGTAGCTGTCTAGAAGAGAGTACAAGTATATTTAATGGAGTCGAAGTTCAAGAGCCATATGTGGGCATGGAATTTGATTCTGAAGAAGCTGCCAGGACATTTTACGTTGAATATGCTAGACGGGTAGGATTTCTTGTACGCGTTATGCAACGTCGACGCTCTGGAATCGATGGCAGAACTCTTGCTCGTCGACTTGGGTGTAACAAACAAGGATTCTCACCCAATAGCAAGGGAGCATTGGGGCAAGAAAAAAGACCAAGGCCCAGTGCCCGAGAAGGTTGCAAGGCAACAATTTTAGTTAAGATGGAAAAATCTGGAAAATGGGTTGTCACAAGATTTATAAAGGATCACAACCATCCACTAATTGCTACAGCTAATGGTTTCAGTACAGAG GCAAACCATATACATCAGGAGGAATGTGTTGAGTTACATTGCAACTCTTTTGTTGTCTGTTGTATGGTAATCAACGAACCATACGAAAAATTTTGGGTGAGAAGAGGGATGAAAAGGTGA